TGTTTATTTCCTGTCCATCCAATCGAATTTCACCATGTGTCGCAGTTTCAAAGCCTGCCAACATCATCAGACAAGTCGTCTTACCAGACCCGGATGGGCCCAACATGGTTAGGAATTCGCCTTTCGGCATTGCCAGATTAAGATCTTTGACGACCAAGGTCTCGCCATCATAGCTCTTTTGAACGCGTTCAAATTCTACAAACGCCTGCTCGTCCCCTGTCATAGTCAAGTTTGGTCCCCCATACTCTTAAGTACCAATTATTAGATGTAGACTCCCTTAACGTTGGAAGTGATTACAACAATATTTTTCAAATAACACAACCGGTTAAAATGTTTTTTTTGTACACGAATAAAAAAAACACAAGGAACCACTTAAATTAAACTATATACTTAAGTTATAGAATCACGATTTATACATTAATCCAACTATAATATAGTCAAATTAAGTATTTCTCGACTTACTTTGATCATATGAGAATTTTATTTCTTTAAATTTTTAGAAACAATTTAGAATGAGCAATTTTATTACTAATTTTAACTATGATGAAAATTCACATTCTAAAGCCCTAACAGATAGAAAATCAGAAAGGCCTTTCATACGAAAAATTGCATTTACCTTGCGAGCAAGTTCTTAATCACCCAAAGGCTGGCTTTTCATAACCTGACCCGCTAGTGTGATTCTCAAGCAAGATTGCAAGGAAGTACAATGCGGATAATTGCAAATCCTATCAGGGGGAAGGGTTTATCTGATCAAGCCGGATTTGAAACTGGCACAATTGTGACAAACCCGAAAGCGGCTCTAAACCTCATGTCACAATGCCCAGTTGGTCACACGACACCTCTTTTGGACAAAACCGAACTCGCGGATGAGCTAGGTATTGCCAAACTCTTCATTAAAGATGAGAGAGGCAGGATGGAACTGGGGAGTTTCAAAGCACTTGGCGCCGCCTTTGCAATCGCAAAACAGGCCGCGATCCGAATGGAAGACTTGCCTTCACTTACTCCTGAAAACAGCCTATCCGGGACAACATTTGTCTGCGCCAGCGCTGGCAATCACGGGCTGTCCATGGCAGCAGGTGCTCGCGTTTTTGGCGCAACCGCAGTTGTCTATCTCTCGGAAACGGTCCCTGAAAGCTTTGCTGAAAAATTAAGAGCGAAGAACGCTGTCGTTGTTCGGGAGGGCACAGATTATGAGGCGAGCATGGACGCGGCCCGAAAAGCCGCGCAAGACAACGACTGGCAACTACTGTCTGACAGTAGCTGGCTAGGATACTCAGAACCTGCCCGGGATGTGATGGAAGGTTACCTGATAATGGGAG
This genomic stretch from Sneathiella limimaris harbors:
- a CDS encoding pyridoxal-phosphate dependent enzyme, with translation MRIIANPIRGKGLSDQAGFETGTIVTNPKAALNLMSQCPVGHTTPLLDKTELADELGIAKLFIKDERGRMELGSFKALGAAFAIAKQAAIRMEDLPSLTPENSLSGTTFVCASAGNHGLSMAAGARVFGATAVVYLSETVPESFAEKLRAKNAVVVREGTDYEASMDAARKAAQDNDWQLLSDSSWLGYSEPARDVMEGYLIMGAEIGDQLAEAPSHVFLQAGVGGLASAAAAMCRYLWQDTPEIIVVEPSEAPCLIESIEAGKPVKTSGLVSNMGRLDCKEPSHLALRYLSKEADYFMTIDDEMAQSTCQWLKEFGLASTPSGIAGIAGLKTVKEHDALKSLTGSSTVLTFMSEEATGDD